A genomic segment from Syntrophotalea acetylenivorans encodes:
- the metF gene encoding methylenetetrahydrofolate reductase [NAD(P)H] translates to MHILDIFAANPTTFSFEFFPPKTDKAANRLYETIRQLEPLKPHFTSVTYGAGGTTRERTHELVMRIHEQTQLDPIPHLTCVGSPAEEIEQILTCYAKAGVSNILALAGDPPPDKPNYDRSQDAFPQAADLVRYIRQFNERGLHPDPRGFGIGVAGFPEGHPGTPNRLLEMDYLKAKVDEGADYICTQLFFDNRDFYDFRERCLLAGITVPIIAGVMPIASVEGMKRMADLAGGTRFPAALLRSVQRCQDDPEAVRNIGIHWATEQCRDLLDNQVRGIHFYTLNNSDATKLIFLRLGLKTQQKTA, encoded by the coding sequence ATGCATATACTCGATATTTTTGCCGCCAACCCCACCACCTTTTCTTTTGAGTTCTTTCCACCCAAAACGGATAAGGCAGCGAACCGCCTCTACGAGACAATCCGCCAGTTGGAACCCCTGAAGCCGCATTTCACTTCGGTGACCTACGGCGCCGGCGGCACAACTCGCGAGAGGACCCACGAGCTGGTAATGCGGATCCATGAACAAACCCAACTCGACCCCATTCCTCATCTGACCTGTGTTGGCAGTCCGGCAGAAGAAATCGAACAGATCCTTACCTGTTATGCCAAGGCCGGAGTGAGCAATATTCTTGCCTTGGCCGGTGATCCGCCCCCCGATAAACCGAACTACGATCGCTCGCAGGACGCTTTTCCACAGGCCGCTGATCTGGTGCGCTACATTCGCCAGTTCAATGAGCGAGGGCTGCATCCCGACCCACGAGGGTTCGGGATCGGAGTAGCGGGTTTTCCGGAAGGACATCCCGGGACCCCTAATCGCCTGTTGGAAATGGATTACCTCAAGGCCAAGGTCGACGAAGGGGCCGACTACATCTGCACCCAGCTGTTTTTCGACAATCGCGACTTTTACGACTTCCGGGAGCGCTGCCTGCTCGCCGGCATCACCGTACCCATCATCGCCGGCGTGATGCCCATCGCCTCGGTCGAGGGCATGAAGCGCATGGCCGACCTGGCCGGGGGCACCCGTTTTCCAGCTGCCCTGCTGCGCTCGGTGCAACGTTGCCAGGACGATCCCGAAGCCGTGCGTAATATCGGCATTCACTGGGCCACCGAACAGTGCCGTGACCTACTGGATAATCAGGTGCGAGGCATTCACTTCTACACCCTTAACAACTCCGATGCCACCAAGCTGATCTTCCTTCGCCTCGGCCTTAAAACCCAGCAAAAAACTGCCTGA